One genomic window of Campylobacter fetus subsp. fetus includes the following:
- the mreC gene encoding rod shape-determining protein MreC, which produces MKNKIKFILTIGCLTFVSFYFSDYARRFFVDSTSSSIGFYQNFTGFLKDKITEHFRQAEEIRALRAQNLELERSAALLSAFAYELNNILSDKNSTIYAPEVKLVSALSYVNMGDYNKVWLDFKEFNEDKIYGLIYKGRSAGIVVNKDRKPLGLLQTDPESMFSVFIGENKISGIAKGNNKNIVIKYISQWLNPKVGDEVYTSGLDGIFFGGIPVGKIVEIKEQDLYKSAIVEPDNKIEVPSYLYVVTKEN; this is translated from the coding sequence ATGAAGAATAAAATTAAATTTATTTTAACAATCGGTTGTTTAACTTTTGTGTCATTTTATTTTAGCGACTATGCAAGAAGATTTTTTGTAGATTCTACTAGTTCAAGTATAGGCTTTTATCAAAATTTCACAGGGTTTTTAAAAGACAAGATAACAGAGCATTTTAGGCAAGCTGAAGAGATCAGAGCTTTAAGAGCTCAAAATTTAGAGTTAGAGCGTTCAGCTGCTCTACTTTCAGCGTTTGCTTATGAGCTAAATAATATTTTAAGTGACAAAAACTCAACTATCTATGCTCCGGAAGTAAAATTAGTAAGTGCGCTATCATATGTAAATATGGGCGATTATAATAAAGTATGGTTGGATTTTAAAGAGTTCAATGAAGATAAAATTTATGGTCTTATATATAAAGGTAGGAGTGCCGGGATAGTAGTAAATAAAGATAGAAAACCTTTAGGGCTTTTGCAGACCGATCCCGAGTCTATGTTTTCGGTATTTATAGGGGAAAATAAAATTTCAGGCATCGCAAAAGGAAATAATAAAAATATAGTTATAAAATACATTTCGCAGTGGTTAAATCCAAAAGTAGGAGATGAAGTTTATACAAGCGGGCTTGACGGTATATTTTTTGGCGGAATACCCGTTGGTAAAATAGTTGAGATAAAAGAGCAAGATCTGTATAAAAGTGCAATAGTTGAGCCTGACAATAAAATAGAGGTTCCATCATATCTGTATGTAGTGACAAAGGAAAATTAA
- a CDS encoding rod shape-determining protein yields the protein MILDQIIGFFSSDMGIDLGTANTLVLVKDKGIVINEPSVVAVQREKYGKQKILAVGHDAKEMVGKTPGDIEAIRPMRDGVIADFDMTEKMIRYFIEKTHRRKSFLRPRIIISVPYGLTQVERKAVRESALSAGAREVFLIEEPMAAAIGANLPIREPQGSLVVDIGGGTTEIGVVSLGGLVISKSIRTAGDKIDSSIVNYIKEKYNLLIGERTGEEIKIKVGSATQLPKELSIVVKGRDQVGGLLSRVELTSEDVREAMREPLKEIADALKTVLEMMPPDLAGDIVERGVVLTGGGALIRGLDRYLADIVKLPVYVADEPLLAVAKGTGKALEEIGLLQQLMNEE from the coding sequence ATGATATTAGATCAGATTATTGGATTTTTTTCAAGCGATATGGGGATAGATCTTGGTACGGCAAACACGCTAGTTTTAGTCAAAGATAAAGGTATTGTTATAAATGAGCCGAGTGTGGTAGCAGTCCAAAGAGAAAAGTATGGAAAGCAAAAAATATTAGCTGTAGGTCATGATGCTAAAGAGATGGTCGGTAAAACTCCGGGCGATATAGAAGCCATCCGCCCTATGAGAGACGGCGTGATAGCTGATTTTGATATGACTGAAAAGATGATAAGGTATTTTATAGAAAAAACTCATAGAAGAAAAAGCTTTTTGCGTCCTCGTATAATTATATCCGTGCCTTACGGTTTAACTCAAGTAGAAAGAAAAGCGGTTCGTGAAAGTGCTTTGAGCGCAGGAGCAAGAGAGGTATTTTTGATAGAAGAACCTATGGCTGCTGCAATAGGAGCAAATTTACCTATAAGAGAGCCGCAAGGAAGTTTAGTAGTTGATATCGGCGGCGGAACTACCGAGATAGGGGTTGTATCTTTAGGGGGTTTGGTTATAAGTAAAAGTATCCGCACGGCCGGCGATAAGATAGATTCTAGTATAGTAAATTACATAAAAGAAAAGTATAATCTTTTAATCGGTGAAAGAACCGGAGAAGAGATAAAAATAAAAGTCGGTTCGGCAACTCAGCTTCCAAAAGAGCTTTCTATCGTTGTAAAAGGAAGAGATCAAGTAGGCGGACTTTTAAGCAGAGTTGAACTAACGAGCGAAGATGTTAGAGAGGCTATGAGAGAGCCATTAAAAGAGATAGCCGATGCTTTAAAAACAGTTTTAGAAATGATGCCGCCTGATCTAGCCGGAGATATAGTTGAGCGCGGAGTTGTGCTAACTGGCGGTGGAGCGCTTATTCGTGGTCTGGATAGATATCTAGCCGATATCGTAAAACTTCCGGTTTATGTAGCAGATGAACCGCTTTTAGCAGTGGCTAAAGGAACCGGAAAAGCATTAGAGGAGATAGGCTTACTTCAGCAGCTTATGAATGAAGAATAA